caggactcgaactggtacccatctgggatgctggcattgcaggcaggggctttacccgctacaacacGATGGCAGCTCCTGGGGATTTCCTAAAGAGCTTTACTCAACTCACAATTTTGGAGGTCCATGAGCATGGCGCAAGCTTCTGCCCGGTATGGCAAAGACCTCAGGGTCAATGACACTGTACAAGTGAGTGACaaagtgagacaggaagccagagcccagggaggggctgtcTTGCTCTTTTGTAAATCCACCATCACAGAACTCACTCATTCAGCAAGGCCGGCATTAACCCCGCTCTGAGGGCAGGGCCCCCAGCGACGTCACCACCGCCCACCAGGCCCTGCCTCTGAAGGTCATTACGTGTGACATCACCACACTGCAGACCTGGGCTCCAACACATGAACTCCTGGGGACAGAGCACACCAAACCGTAGCAGCCTGCTCCCCCAAATTAGTTAGAAACCACAGGtctgatctctctctgtatccactGTCTTTAAAATCGGGTACCTTTACGTCTCTGAGAATGGATCCATCCGAAGTCCTTACCCAGCCAGAGCACCCTCTGTCCTCACTCCTTCCACGCCCTGCCCTGCCTTGGTCACTCTGCTCCTTGCTCTTGACCTCACAGTCTTTGCCCTGTGTCTCTGCCTAGAATGCAGCTCCCCCCAACCTCCGCTCCAGATGCCAACAGGGCTCCCTCTGCTCAAGTCACATCCCCAGAGGCCTGGGTCAACACGCTCTGCACACCCCCGCCCTGTATGCCTCTGCCTGGctgcccttcccagcctctgaccATCTGTAATGCCCTTCCCACGCTACAGTGCAAGCCACCTGAGCGTAGACATGTAGACACTGTCGCTGCCACAATCCTAACTGAAGTGCTCCATGGACACTCCGCGAGCCATTCCGCCACTCTGCCCTATTCCCAGCCTCCTAGGCAGCAAATTCATTTCCCACAACCACATCTGCCCACCCATCCTCCAGGTCTTGTCACACACAAATCCGATCACGTCCTTCAGAGCTTCTCACGGTCTTGAAAATCAAGTCCAAGCCCTGAGCTTAGGTCCCGCCTCCCTCCCAACATTCTTAGTGCTGGCCATGCTGCTCAGGCCTGCCCATGCTCATCCCAGCACCTGTTCCTGcacagctctcccctcccccaacacccagAGCCAGCTGTGGTGAGGTGGCACACTGCAGAGCTGGCACCCTTACGCCATTGCTGGGTTATGCAGGTGCGAATGCTAACCCCCAAGTAACCTGTGCTCTTGGGCAGGACACGAAGGTCCCTGACCTTCCCAGGGCTGTAAGGGCTACACTGAACTTCCCTTCCTGGGAGCCCGACACCCTGTGGCCCACCTCACGGCACGCAGCGGTGCAGAGCCCAAAGCACAGTGAGCTGGGGCATGAGGGCTGTGTGCTGAGCTGCTTCTCAGTCCTTGGAGTCACCCAAGGGGCGCGACACCAGCGCCTGCCCCTCAGGGAGCTCCGTGGGTGTGACGCACCCAGGCGGGGTGGGGTCACCTCAGCGGGGTTCTGCGCAGAACAAGCTCCACTGGATGTCAGTGAAAAGCTCTCCAACCAGAAGTCTGACCTAATAATCTTGGGAAACAGTTTGGAGGTCTGGTAGCAGGAAGGGAAGTGCTTGACCTGGTTCTCATAGGAGAGTCCGGCCCTTACCAGGCCATGCCAAGAGAAAGAAGGCGCAGACACACGGCAGCTAGAAACCAAACCTTTTATGGAAGGCTCTGGCGGGGGAGGCGCAGCTGTCAGGTGCCTGTCTCCACCTCCACCACTTCCGCCCAGGCACCGAAGCCCATGTCCTTATGGATGAGCACAAGGCTGGCcgcagggcctggctcctgggccatctCCCTGCACTTGTCCTGGCTCTCAGAAATGGTGACCTCCACGACGGCCCCAGCCGGGGAGACGGCCTGCTCGCCGCCCAGGCCTAGCAGCTCGGGTTCCGTCTGCAGGAGCACCACGGTGGGCTCAGAGGCGGCAGGGGACACGGGGCGGGGACTGGAGGGTGCCTCGGCCTGGTGACTAAGCAGGTGGCGCTTGAGGCTCTGTGGGAGGGTGTAGCCCATGCCACAGGTGGTGCAGCGGTAGGGCTTGTCTGCCACGTGGGATTTGAGGTGGCGCCGCAGCTTGGTGGCCAGCGTGTACGCACGGCCACACTGGGGACACGGGAAGGGCCTCTCGCCCGAGTGCAGGCGCTCATGGGCACGCAGGGTATGTGGGTCTCGGAGGGCCTTCCCGCACACGGGGCACAGGTGCGCCTCCCCggtgtgggagatgagatggcGCCGCAGCTCGGGCAGCTGGGGGAAGGCTTCGGCACAGTGCGGGCAGCGGTAAGGCCGCTCCCCGGTGTGCAGGCGCAAGTGCCCGCGCAGGTTGCCCCGCTGGCGGAACGCCCGGCCGCAGTGCGGGCACAGGAAGGGCTTCTCCCCGGTGTGCAGCCGCATGTGGTTCCGCAGGGAGCCCTGGTTGGCCAGGGGCCGCCCGCACACGGGGCACGGGCACGGGGCTGGGGCAGCCGGCACCTGGTGGGTCTTGCGATGCAGCCGCAGGGAGGGCCGGCGGGCGAAGGCCTTGCCACACTGGTCACAAGCAAAGGGCCGTGCACCTGAGTGTACCACCTGGTGCTCCCTGAGGTCTCGCCGGGTGCCGTAGGCCTTGTCGCACTGTGGGCAAGGGAAGGGCCGCACGCCGCGGTGGCCCAGCGTGTGGGCTTTGAAGCTCTCCTCCGAGCTGTAGCTCTTGCCACACTCTGTGCAGAGGAAGGGCTTGTGGCCCGTGTGCACAAACGCGTGCTTCTTCAGGTGGCACAGCTGCAGGAAGGCCTTGCCGCACTCGCCGCACCGGTACCGCCGCCCCTGCTTTGGGGAGCTCACAGCTGGGCGAGGAGGGGTCTGCGGGAGTCCCGGGACGCCagggtgctgggccctgggctctgagGTCTTTTCTCCGGGAGGGCTTTGATCACCGGGGCTAGGTAACTTCTTGGCCAGGTAAGCATCTGACTGGGTGCTCCCGGGGGCTGATGGGAAACTGGCTTCGCTGTGCTCTGGGCCCTGCTGGGTGGCTGAGCTGCTCCGAGGATCAGGCCGTGCCTGTGTCTGCGGCAGACACACCTCATCCGTGGTGCCATCTTGCCGCAAAGGGCCAGCTGGTTGGGTATCCTTGGGGAGTTGCTCCTGGGCTTGGGGCTTAGGTCCGGGGCTCAGCACGCTCTCTGCCTGGATGCCGGGAGGTGACTGATGGCCGGGATCTGCAGGGCGACAGTGAGGTGCAGGCCTGAGCTGAGCCTGGCAGCAGTGCGGATCCCAGAGATCACAGAAGTGATGGCCCTCATCGCTGCCCTGCAGCCTGAGCTGCACACACACTCTCTGCCTGTCCAgtcccaggggcctggagctgcagTGCCCCGCCAGAGGAAGGGCCCCTGGTTCTCTCTGGACACACCCCTAGGAGGTGAGTCAAGAGCCCGCCTTCCCACCTTAGCTCATTAGAAAAGGGACCCCCCCTTCCTACTCCAGAGAGAAGAAACTGGAAACCTTGAACAGCTTAATGTGTCAACTGTCCCCAGCAACTCTTGGGAAGTAACAGTTACAACACTCTATTGTTTACTCCAAGGAAAAAACCCATGACCCTTCAACAAAACATCAACTCATAGCAGTAGCTCAAGACACTCTGAATCCTTTAAGATTCTAGCCTTGCTGTGTCCACCAGCCCTCAGCCACCAAGTCAGGCCCTCCTGACCTGACCGAGCCCCGCAttcccaccccagcctcacagATGCACCTTAAAGCAGACTTTGAAAAGCAGCCGGGACCCCACAGTGCTCGGCCTTACCCCACGAGCCCTGACTCTGCTTCGGCTTCGCCTTATCACAGGCTGTCCCGGGGATTATCTGGAGCCGGTGTTTTTCAACATACCTGTGCAAGGTTCTGCGGCATCCTCCTTGGGGGAGCCCACTTCCTGTACGGCAGACTCCACTTCTGTCGCCACCACAGCTGCCTCTTCCTCTAGCCCAGGCTGAGCGGGGCTCAGGCCCTTCGAGggaggccagggccacagcagcagctcaGAGCCCGGCGGCACGACCTGGCGCACCTGCAGGTGGAGCCTCTGCTTGATCCGCACCGGGGCCACATTCCCCTCACTCTCCAGCCTGCCCCGTCGCACCCAACTGCAAAGCAGAGCAAGAGCCGGCTTAGGAGACCTTCTCGGCTGAAAGCCCAGCTCCTCGGTTCTGTGAATCCACAAGGATGCCGTGCCAAGCTCACTGGGCAGAGCGGTACAGTCGTCCCTGCCTCGGGCTCCCTGCACGCGCCTTTCTCACTCACCTGGTCCAGCCTGAACTGCGCTCACAGGCACACACGTCTCCCCATGCGCCTAGTGACAGATCCTGAAATAAACCAAGAGACGTCCTTCTTATATATGCTTGAAGGAGCCAAGCAGGGTGGgtgacaaacaaacaagaaacaaaattcGGGACGCAACCCCTCCAAGACATCTAACGAGAAACTCCCGGAAACGTAGAGGCTGCTGCTTCTGTCTCTATCAGCTGATGCTGACTCTACATTCCGTCAAGACCAAAGAGACTGGCCCTTCATCTCCCTCCCAAGAGTGTAGAAATTACTATACTGAACACATTCTTGCCTTCTAGTGAGTACTAAAAAAGAGGAacatcaacttaaaaaaaaaaactgcattaatGATACAATGAAATTGTGCATTATTTAATCTCATCAGCTAAAGAAACCTGGGATTGCcacgtaatttttttttttttttttttaagatttatcgaGGCATGTAATCTAACTACCCAGGGGATCAGGCTGGGATCTGATCCCTCGTCTTTCTAATTGTAAAAACCTGA
This window of the Lepus europaeus isolate LE1 chromosome 7, mLepTim1.pri, whole genome shotgun sequence genome carries:
- the ZNF408 gene encoding zinc finger protein 408, which produces MEEAEELLVEGASLPLALGQNSGWSPSGVGGAQGLEDVAPGLSRAALAVKSLPRGLALGPSRAEEQHLGVWCVGEPLQPGLLWGPLEEDSVFEGEKPGQEDLSLGAWGDVCACERSSGWTSWVRRGRLESEGNVAPVRIKQRLHLQVRQVVPPGSELLLWPWPPSKGLSPAQPGLEEEAAVVATEVESAVQEVGSPKEDAAEPCTDPGHQSPPGIQAESVLSPGPKPQAQEQLPKDTQPAGPLRQDGTTDEVCLPQTQARPDPRSSSATQQGPEHSEASFPSAPGSTQSDAYLAKKLPSPGDQSPPGEKTSEPRAQHPGVPGLPQTPPRPAVSSPKQGRRYRCGECGKAFLQLCHLKKHAFVHTGHKPFLCTECGKSYSSEESFKAHTLGHRGVRPFPCPQCDKAYGTRRDLREHQVVHSGARPFACDQCGKAFARRPSLRLHRKTHQVPAAPAPCPCPVCGRPLANQGSLRNHMRLHTGEKPFLCPHCGRAFRQRGNLRGHLRLHTGERPYRCPHCAEAFPQLPELRRHLISHTGEAHLCPVCGKALRDPHTLRAHERLHSGERPFPCPQCGRAYTLATKLRRHLKSHVADKPYRCTTCGMGYTLPQSLKRHLLSHQAEAPSSPRPVSPAASEPTVVLLQTEPELLGLGGEQAVSPAGAVVEVTISESQDKCREMAQEPGPAASLVLIHKDMGFGAWAEVVEVETGT